A single region of the Methanofastidiosum sp. genome encodes:
- a CDS encoding AI-2E family transporter, with product MDKLSYIKIAISIVILVSGIYLVYPIIPGLIGGFVFAYTFLPIYNRIFSKIKRNNISAAFTTLFISTPILVALLYALFKALSELDVVIEILRTQSYISILSFFGINIPESPAYEFILQTFSQIIDITALFSKTMSQLPLTLLNMVILFLALYYFLSERESIEEFIRKIMPTSYHKDLIEILQPTKKVIDGLIYGNIMNAMVTGLLAIIGFTLLGVPYSFLFGLLVFLASLLPLIGSWIVFVPLAVYYINLGNYFKGFGLLIYCVVVLTILYNHYLYPKFRDKESELHPFIILIGLFGGFYMLGPIGLLYGPIIIGLIIGVAETITKEATSKRRFFRF from the coding sequence TTTCTTACATCAAGATAGCCATATCTATAGTTATCTTAGTATCGGGAATATATCTAGTCTACCCAATCATACCTGGATTAATTGGGGGTTTTGTGTTTGCATACACATTCCTTCCCATCTATAATAGAATATTTAGCAAAATAAAAAGAAACAATATATCTGCTGCATTCACAACTCTTTTCATATCCACCCCTATCTTAGTTGCATTACTCTATGCATTATTTAAGGCGCTCTCCGAACTTGATGTAGTGATTGAAATATTAAGAACTCAATCCTATATCTCGATTCTAAGCTTTTTTGGGATAAATATACCTGAATCTCCAGCTTATGAATTTATTCTCCAAACATTTTCACAGATAATAGATATAACAGCACTATTCTCAAAGACAATGAGTCAACTACCTTTGACATTATTAAACATGGTAATCCTTTTTCTAGCCCTCTATTACTTCTTAAGTGAAAGGGAATCTATTGAAGAATTTATCCGTAAAATAATGCCTACTTCATATCACAAAGACTTAATTGAAATACTACAACCTACAAAGAAAGTTATCGACGGATTAATTTATGGAAATATTATGAACGCTATGGTAACTGGATTACTTGCAATTATTGGATTTACACTGTTGGGCGTTCCTTATTCATTTCTATTTGGCCTTTTAGTCTTCCTTGCATCGTTACTCCCACTTATAGGCTCTTGGATAGTTTTTGTTCCATTGGCAGTTTACTATATCAATTTGGGAAATTATTTTAAGGGATTTGGCCTTTTAATTTATTGTGTGGTAGTACTCACTATTTTATACAATCATTATTTATATCCCAAATTTAGAGATAAAGAATCTGAACTACATCCCTTTATAATTCTGATAGGCCTATTTGGCGGATTCTACATGCTTGGGCCGATAGGGCTGCTTTATGGGCCCATTATCATTGGTCTGATTATAGGTGTTGCCGAAACTATTACTAAAGAAGCAACATCGAAAAGAAGATTTTTCAGATTTTAG